A section of the Haloferax sp. Atlit-12N genome encodes:
- the xacK gene encoding xylose/arabinose ABC transporter ATP-binding protein XacK — MARLTLDDVTKVYTDDGGGDIVAVEEISLDIDDGEFLVLVGPSGCGKSTTLRMMAGLETVTEGELRLEDRVLNDVSAQDRDIAMVFQSYALYPHKSVRGNMSFGLEESTDLPDDEIRQRVEETTDMLGISDLLDRKPDELSGGQQQRVALGRAIVRDPEVFLMDEPLSNLDAKLRAEMRTELQRLQDELGVTTIYVTHDQTEAMTMGDRVAVLDDGELQQVGTPLDCYHRPNNLFVAGFIGEPSMNFFDGSLSGDTFRGDGFDYPLSDATREQLGDASDLTFGIRPEDIAVGERRSGDRTFDAEVVVVEPQGNENTVHLRFAEDHEGARFTATTTGRSRVESGDHTTVSFPEDAIHLFDGETGNALKNRELPSNRAIGAFISD, encoded by the coding sequence ATGGCACGATTAACACTCGACGACGTAACGAAGGTTTACACCGACGACGGCGGCGGCGACATCGTCGCCGTCGAAGAGATATCGCTCGACATCGACGACGGGGAGTTCCTCGTGCTCGTCGGTCCCTCGGGGTGCGGGAAATCGACGACGCTCCGGATGATGGCGGGACTCGAAACCGTCACCGAGGGCGAACTCCGACTCGAAGACCGCGTCCTCAACGACGTGTCCGCGCAGGACCGGGACATCGCGATGGTGTTCCAGTCGTACGCGCTGTACCCTCACAAGAGCGTCCGCGGCAACATGTCGTTCGGTCTCGAAGAATCGACCGACCTGCCGGACGACGAGATACGCCAGCGGGTCGAGGAGACGACCGATATGCTCGGTATCTCCGACCTGCTCGACCGCAAGCCCGACGAACTCTCGGGCGGTCAGCAACAGCGGGTCGCACTCGGCCGCGCTATCGTGCGCGACCCCGAAGTGTTCCTGATGGACGAACCGCTGTCCAACTTGGACGCGAAGCTCCGGGCGGAGATGCGGACCGAACTCCAGCGCTTGCAGGATGAACTCGGCGTCACCACCATCTACGTCACCCACGACCAGACCGAGGCGATGACGATGGGCGACCGCGTCGCCGTCCTCGACGACGGCGAACTCCAGCAGGTCGGGACGCCGCTGGACTGCTACCACCGGCCGAACAACCTGTTCGTCGCGGGCTTCATCGGCGAGCCGTCGATGAACTTCTTCGACGGCTCGCTTTCGGGCGACACCTTCCGCGGCGACGGCTTCGACTACCCGCTTTCGGATGCGACCAGAGAGCAGCTCGGCGATGCGAGCGACCTCACGTTCGGCATCCGACCCGAGGATATCGCGGTCGGCGAGCGACGCTCCGGCGACCGAACCTTCGACGCCGAAGTCGTCGTCGTCGAGCCGCAGGGCAACGAGAACACCGTCCACCTGCGGTTCGCCGAAGACCACGAGGGGGCTCGGTTCACCGCGACCACCACCGGGCGGTCGAGGGTCGAATCGGGCGACCACACGACCGTCTCGTTCCCAGAGGACGCGATTCACCTGTTCGACGGGGAGACCGGCAACGCGCTGAAGAACCGAGAGCTCCCGTCGAACCGCGCCATCGGCGCGTTCATCTCCGACTGA
- the xacJ gene encoding xylose/arabinose ABC transporter ATP-binding protein XacJ, producing the protein MGQIQLTDLTKRFGDTVAVDDLSLDIADEEFLVLVGPSGCGKSTTLRMLAGLETPTSGDIYIGGDHMNYRVPQNRDIAMVFQDYALYPHMTVRQNIRFGLEEEEGYTSAERDERVVEVAETLGIAELLDRKPDELSGGQQQRVALGRAIVRDPEVFLMDEPLSNLDAKLRAEMRTELQNLQDQLAVTTVYVTHNQTEAMTMADRIAVMDDGELQQVASPFECYHEPNNLFVAEFIGEPMINLVRGTRSETTFVGEHFSYPLDEDVMESVGDRDDLVLGVRPEDIEVADAASDDAAIGDHELQMDVTVVEPHGDQNVLHLSHPDQPSDDDALQAVTEGMHLVTRGDRVTVTIPPDTIHVFDAETGTAVHNRRHDQEADLTELEQ; encoded by the coding sequence ATGGGACAGATTCAACTCACCGACCTGACGAAGCGCTTCGGCGACACGGTCGCCGTCGACGACCTCTCGCTCGACATCGCCGACGAGGAGTTCCTCGTGCTCGTCGGTCCCTCGGGTTGTGGGAAGTCGACGACGCTCCGGATGCTCGCCGGCCTGGAGACCCCGACCAGCGGAGACATCTACATCGGCGGGGACCACATGAACTACCGCGTCCCGCAGAACCGCGACATCGCGATGGTGTTCCAGGACTACGCGCTGTACCCCCACATGACCGTCCGGCAGAACATCCGGTTCGGGCTGGAAGAAGAGGAGGGATACACGTCTGCGGAGCGCGACGAGCGCGTCGTCGAAGTCGCGGAGACGCTCGGCATCGCCGAGCTGCTCGACCGCAAGCCCGACGAACTCTCGGGCGGTCAGCAACAGCGGGTCGCACTCGGCCGCGCTATCGTGCGCGACCCCGAAGTGTTCCTGATGGACGAGCCGCTGTCCAACTTGGACGCCAAACTGCGGGCGGAGATGCGGACCGAACTCCAGAACCTGCAGGACCAACTCGCCGTCACGACCGTCTACGTCACCCACAACCAGACGGAGGCGATGACGATGGCCGACCGCATCGCCGTCATGGACGACGGCGAACTCCAGCAGGTCGCCTCTCCGTTCGAGTGCTACCACGAGCCGAACAACCTGTTCGTCGCGGAGTTCATCGGCGAGCCGATGATAAACCTCGTCCGCGGGACGCGCTCGGAGACGACGTTCGTCGGCGAGCATTTCTCGTACCCGCTCGACGAGGACGTGATGGAGTCCGTCGGCGACCGCGACGACCTCGTCTTGGGGGTGCGCCCCGAAGACATCGAGGTCGCCGACGCGGCCTCTGACGACGCCGCGATCGGCGATCACGAACTCCAGATGGACGTGACTGTCGTGGAACCCCACGGCGACCAGAACGTCCTCCACCTCTCGCACCCGGACCAACCCTCCGACGACGACGCCCTACAGGCGGTCACGGAGGGGATGCACCTCGTCACGCGGGGCGACCGCGTCACGGTGACGATTCCGCCGGACACGATTCACGTGTTCGACGCGGAGACCGGAACCGCGGTGCACAACCGCCGTCACGACCAGGAAGCCGACCTCACGGAACTCGAACAGTAG
- the xacI gene encoding xylose/arabinose ABC transporter permease XacI — translation MSQSSPTGSFDVASLVEDVNLRRVGQYALVVFFLGFFLVPLETGIMTAIKTNESVARSLPFAPPVGEGFTLGNIQFALEQLSGSFFNSLIMSIPATIGSVLFGSMAAYGLTMVNWRAQMGVLMLFVVGVFVPYQAVLVPLARFWNNIFPLARMIEPMVASIPFFQGYHADLVPLVITHIAYGIPICTILFRSYYQSLPNSLVEAGKIDGASITKIYRRIILPISKPMFGVVFIYQFTQIYNEFLFAFTLVTGSDAPAAPVTLVLPAIGASTSGIDFGIRMSAAFLAAVPTLILYVAFAEQFAKGLRTEA, via the coding sequence ATGTCACAGTCGTCACCCACAGGCAGCTTCGACGTCGCATCGCTCGTCGAGGACGTGAACCTCCGGCGCGTCGGCCAGTACGCGCTCGTCGTGTTCTTCCTCGGCTTCTTCCTCGTCCCGTTAGAGACGGGAATCATGACCGCCATCAAGACGAACGAGTCGGTCGCTCGCTCGCTCCCCTTCGCGCCGCCGGTTGGCGAGGGCTTCACCCTCGGTAACATCCAGTTCGCCCTCGAACAGCTCTCGGGGTCGTTCTTCAACTCGCTCATCATGTCGATTCCGGCGACCATCGGCAGCGTCCTGTTCGGGAGCATGGCCGCCTACGGCCTCACGATGGTCAACTGGCGGGCCCAGATGGGCGTGCTGATGCTCTTCGTCGTCGGTGTCTTCGTCCCCTACCAGGCCGTGTTGGTCCCGCTCGCGCGCTTCTGGAACAACATCTTCCCGCTCGCGCGGATGATAGAGCCGATGGTGGCGTCGATACCCTTCTTCCAGGGGTACCACGCCGACCTCGTGCCGCTCGTCATCACCCACATCGCCTACGGGATTCCCATCTGTACGATACTGTTCCGGTCGTACTACCAGAGCCTCCCGAACTCGCTCGTGGAGGCCGGTAAAATCGACGGCGCGAGCATCACGAAGATTTACCGGCGCATCATCCTGCCCATCTCGAAGCCGATGTTCGGCGTCGTGTTCATCTACCAGTTCACGCAGATTTACAACGAGTTCCTCTTCGCGTTCACGCTCGTCACCGGGTCCGACGCGCCCGCGGCACCGGTCACGCTGGTGCTGCCCGCAATCGGGGCGTCGACCTCCGGCATCGACTTCGGTATCAGGATGTCTGCGGCGTTCCTCGCCGCGGTTCCGACGCTCATCCTGTACGTCGCGTTCGCCGAGCAGTTCGCCAAGGGACTTCGCACGGAGGCCTAA
- the xacH gene encoding xylose/arabinose ABC transporter permease XacH: MATHDNTEHVSDAPDEAVGWESKLQYFLNSDFVRSAPYWGIPFVLMSIAVYGGIGYNFAISFTDYEGLGTPDYSALDLEMYAQALSSDAFIAAAQNNLVLLVGFTTICLVLGLFLAILLDHGIRFSEKFQTVYLLPMSLSFVVTAQLWLWMFNVESGILNLVVTTLGFNPVDWLGNPSIALGAVIFALIWQFSGYTMVVYLAGLQSIPDDQFEAARVDGASITRTYLRIIVPQLKEASVSAAVVLMVFALKAFTFLYALVGRYRPPNGTDILATLMVRRAFKFGEWAYSAAIATMLLVMALGVIGPYLYYQYKQGSL, encoded by the coding sequence ATGGCCACACACGATAACACGGAGCATGTCTCCGACGCGCCCGACGAGGCGGTCGGGTGGGAGTCGAAGCTCCAGTATTTCCTCAACAGCGACTTCGTTCGCTCCGCGCCGTACTGGGGAATCCCGTTCGTCCTCATGAGCATCGCCGTCTACGGTGGCATCGGCTACAACTTCGCCATCTCGTTTACGGATTACGAGGGCCTCGGAACCCCCGATTACTCCGCTCTCGACCTGGAGATGTATGCTCAGGCGCTGTCGAGCGACGCGTTCATCGCCGCCGCGCAGAACAACTTGGTCCTCCTCGTAGGCTTTACCACAATCTGTCTGGTGCTCGGTCTGTTCCTCGCAATCCTGTTGGACCACGGCATCCGCTTTTCCGAGAAGTTCCAGACAGTCTATCTCCTCCCGATGAGCCTCTCGTTCGTCGTCACCGCACAACTGTGGCTCTGGATGTTCAACGTCGAAAGCGGCATCCTCAACCTCGTTGTGACGACACTCGGGTTCAATCCGGTGGACTGGCTGGGGAATCCATCAATCGCGCTCGGTGCGGTGATATTCGCCCTCATCTGGCAGTTCAGCGGGTACACGATGGTCGTCTACCTCGCGGGGCTCCAGTCGATTCCCGACGACCAGTTCGAGGCCGCCCGCGTCGACGGCGCGAGCATCACTCGGACCTACCTCCGCATCATCGTCCCGCAACTGAAAGAGGCGTCCGTCAGCGCGGCCGTCGTGCTGATGGTGTTCGCGCTGAAGGCCTTCACCTTCCTGTACGCTCTCGTCGGCCGCTACCGCCCGCCGAACGGGACGGACATCCTGGCGACGCTCATGGTGCGCCGCGCGTTCAAGTTCGGTGAGTGGGCCTACTCGGCCGCCATCGCGACCATGCTCCTCGTCATGGCGCTCGGCGTCATCGGACCGTACCTCTACTACCAGTACAAACAGGGGAGTCTCTGA
- a CDS encoding ABC transporter substrate-binding protein, giving the protein MGAAAGLAGCAGGGGSDTETTEGGSGSDDSGGDTETGGDSSGSTWDSQLEVLHGWAGGDGEAAVTALIEAFEEEHPEMDTNFQAVGASANVNLNATILRRLANNNPMSSFANWPGKNLERYSGALMDLEADVWDAEGFKDTMQARAVELCKFNDKMPAVPLGSHRMNNLFYNTAVFEEAGIDASSLDSVDALLDALETIDQNTDVTPMAQAMVAPWTNLQLWAQILTSQSGVDAYMNFIEGNPDRAAVVEALEALKTINENYITADASSISFTTAGQKVISGNAATIHQGNWVYGMFRADDSFNYKEQWDWIPFPGTEGIYFYHVDSIVAPSNNPSREETIAWQKFVGTKEAQIAFNNPKGSVPLRTDIDPSELTDFLAMTYEDLTDSEAYPPTIAHGLAVTPKTMGACKTAFGDNFMGPFKVEATADALIEAVSE; this is encoded by the coding sequence GTGGGTGCCGCCGCCGGCCTCGCTGGATGTGCCGGGGGTGGCGGCTCCGACACCGAAACCACCGAGGGTGGGAGCGGTTCCGACGACTCCGGCGGCGACACCGAGACCGGCGGGGACAGTTCAGGCAGCACGTGGGACTCGCAGCTCGAAGTCCTTCACGGCTGGGCCGGCGGCGACGGCGAGGCGGCGGTCACCGCGCTCATCGAGGCCTTCGAGGAGGAGCACCCCGAGATGGATACGAACTTCCAGGCGGTCGGTGCGAGCGCGAACGTGAACCTCAACGCGACGATTCTCCGTCGGCTCGCGAACAACAACCCGATGAGTTCGTTCGCCAACTGGCCGGGGAAGAACCTCGAACGGTACTCGGGCGCGCTGATGGACCTCGAAGCCGACGTGTGGGACGCCGAAGGGTTCAAAGACACCATGCAGGCCCGCGCGGTCGAACTGTGTAAGTTCAACGATAAGATGCCGGCGGTCCCGCTCGGGTCTCACCGGATGAACAACCTGTTTTACAACACCGCCGTCTTCGAGGAGGCCGGCATCGACGCGTCGAGCCTCGACAGCGTCGACGCGCTCCTCGACGCGCTCGAAACCATCGACCAGAACACGGACGTGACGCCGATGGCGCAGGCGATGGTCGCGCCGTGGACGAACCTCCAGCTCTGGGCGCAGATTCTGACGAGCCAAAGCGGCGTCGACGCGTACATGAACTTCATCGAGGGCAATCCCGACAGGGCGGCCGTCGTCGAGGCGCTCGAGGCGCTGAAGACGATCAACGAGAACTACATCACCGCCGACGCCTCGTCCATCAGCTTCACGACGGCGGGCCAGAAGGTCATCTCGGGCAACGCGGCCACCATCCACCAGGGGAACTGGGTGTACGGCATGTTCCGCGCCGACGACAGCTTCAACTACAAAGAGCAGTGGGACTGGATACCGTTCCCGGGTACGGAAGGTATCTACTTCTACCACGTGGACTCCATCGTCGCGCCGAGCAACAACCCGAGTCGCGAGGAGACCATCGCGTGGCAGAAGTTCGTCGGCACGAAGGAGGCACAAATCGCCTTCAACAACCCCAAGGGGTCGGTTCCGCTCCGCACCGACATCGACCCGAGCGAACTGACCGACTTCCTCGCGATGACCTACGAGGACCTCACCGACTCGGAGGCGTATCCGCCGACCATCGCCCACGGACTCGCCGTCACGCCCAAGACGATGGGCGCGTGTAAGACCGCCTTCGGCGACAACTTCATGGGGCCGTTCAAGGTCGAAGCCACCGCCGACGCGCTCATCGAAGCGGTCTCGGAGTAA
- a CDS encoding L-arabinose 1-dehydrogenase: protein MARIAVTGAAGNVGRVTVETLDSDHDVTPITHREREGLDSVILDVRDEDALTEAFEGHDIVVHLAANPNPDAAWDSVYEVNIGGTYNVYEAALAADVDRLVFASTNHVHQMYNIADPARPETLAADTEAVGVSDPARPDSYYGVSKVFGEALGNYYADRHGLEVLNLRIGWLLTAEELREKMDEEEAVARYVRAMWLSPDDCAQGMRRAVESPLPDSPLAVNLVSANDDRYLSLTETMRAIGYRPRDNSATVVE, encoded by the coding sequence ATGGCACGTATTGCGGTCACTGGAGCGGCTGGCAACGTCGGGAGAGTCACGGTCGAGACGCTGGACTCGGACCACGACGTGACGCCCATCACGCACCGAGAACGCGAGGGACTCGATAGCGTCATTCTCGACGTGCGCGACGAGGACGCGCTGACGGAGGCGTTCGAGGGCCACGATATCGTCGTTCACCTCGCGGCCAACCCGAACCCCGACGCGGCGTGGGACAGCGTCTACGAGGTCAACATCGGTGGCACGTACAACGTCTACGAGGCGGCGCTGGCGGCCGATGTCGACCGACTCGTCTTCGCCAGCACGAACCACGTCCACCAGATGTACAATATCGCCGACCCGGCCCGTCCGGAGACGCTGGCCGCCGACACCGAGGCGGTCGGCGTGTCGGATCCGGCGCGTCCCGACTCGTACTACGGGGTGAGCAAGGTGTTCGGCGAGGCGCTGGGCAACTACTACGCGGACCGACACGGACTGGAAGTTCTCAACCTCCGTATCGGGTGGCTCCTGACAGCCGAGGAACTCCGCGAGAAGATGGACGAGGAAGAAGCGGTCGCGCGCTACGTCCGTGCGATGTGGCTTAGTCCCGACGACTGCGCACAGGGGATGCGTCGGGCCGTCGAGTCGCCGCTTCCCGACTCGCCGCTCGCGGTCAACCTCGTCTCCGCGAACGACGACCGGTATCTCTCGCTCACGGAGACGATGCGCGCCATCGGCTACCGCCCGCGAGATAATTCGGCGACTGTCGTGGAGTGA
- a CDS encoding SDR family oxidoreductase, whose amino-acid sequence MVDRPTVLKDPLDGRTALVTGASSGIGAATARVLAEDGADVCLAARRVERLESLADEIRAATGAAVSVVPTDVTDSDAVRALVDATVELFGSLDIVVCNAGLGVDKPVAELTDEEYRLMTGVNVDGMFYTAREAIPHLVESEGNIVFLGSMSGNHPRPHNPVYAATKWWVRGFASSLQGSIGEENVGVTCVNPTEVRTEFGSESGETQSESFDEGEVTEAIEVADAIAYAVRQRSPNTVLSLDLYRRDKISHF is encoded by the coding sequence ATGGTCGACCGACCAACCGTTTTGAAAGACCCGCTCGACGGGCGGACGGCGCTCGTCACGGGAGCGAGTTCGGGAATCGGCGCGGCGACCGCGCGCGTGCTCGCCGAAGACGGCGCGGACGTGTGTCTCGCCGCCCGCAGAGTCGAGCGACTGGAATCGCTCGCGGACGAGATTCGCGCGGCGACGGGCGCCGCCGTGAGCGTCGTGCCGACCGACGTGACCGACTCCGACGCGGTCCGGGCGCTCGTCGACGCGACCGTCGAGCTGTTCGGCTCGCTCGACATCGTCGTCTGCAACGCCGGCCTCGGCGTCGACAAACCGGTCGCGGAACTCACCGACGAGGAGTACCGGCTGATGACGGGCGTCAACGTCGACGGGATGTTCTACACGGCGAGAGAGGCGATTCCGCATCTCGTGGAGTCGGAGGGCAATATCGTCTTCCTCGGGAGCATGTCCGGGAACCACCCGCGGCCCCACAATCCGGTGTACGCCGCGACGAAGTGGTGGGTCCGCGGGTTCGCGTCGAGCCTACAGGGGTCCATCGGCGAGGAGAACGTCGGCGTGACCTGCGTCAACCCGACCGAGGTCCGGACCGAGTTCGGCTCCGAGAGCGGCGAGACGCAATCGGAGTCGTTCGACGAGGGTGAGGTGACGGAGGCGATAGAGGTCGCCGACGCCATCGCCTACGCGGTCCGCCAGCGGTCGCCGAACACGGTGCTCTCGCTCGACCTCTACCGGCGAGACAAGATATCGCACTTCTGA
- the xacC gene encoding pentonolactonase XacC — protein sequence MTVTRVVDTSCRLGEGPVWHPDEKLLYWVDIESGRLHRYDPETGAHDCPVETSVIAGVTIQDDGSLLAFMDRGRVGRVVDGELTGVTEIVDSPTRFNDVIADPAGRVFCGTMPSESAGGRLFRLDTDGTVTTVETGVGIPNGMGFTRDRERFYFTETEAHTIYRYAYDEESGAVSDRERFVESPATPGLPDGMTVDSAGNIWSARWEGGCVVKYDADGTELDRFDVPTEKVTSVAFGGSDLDSLYVTTAGGDPDGGAGDDEDAGALFCLDVEATGRPEFRSDIRLG from the coding sequence ATGACCGTCACACGAGTGGTCGACACGTCGTGCCGACTCGGCGAGGGACCGGTCTGGCACCCCGACGAAAAGCTGCTGTACTGGGTAGACATCGAAAGCGGACGCCTCCACCGCTACGACCCCGAGACGGGAGCACACGACTGTCCCGTCGAAACATCGGTCATCGCCGGCGTGACGATACAGGACGACGGGTCGCTGCTGGCGTTCATGGACCGCGGCCGCGTCGGGCGCGTCGTCGACGGCGAACTCACAGGAGTGACCGAAATCGTCGACTCACCGACTCGGTTCAACGACGTTATCGCCGACCCCGCGGGGCGGGTGTTCTGCGGGACGATGCCCTCGGAGTCCGCGGGCGGACGGCTGTTCCGTCTCGACACCGACGGGACGGTGACGACGGTCGAGACCGGCGTCGGAATCCCGAACGGGATGGGCTTCACCCGCGACCGCGAACGGTTCTACTTCACGGAGACGGAGGCACACACCATCTATCGGTACGCCTACGACGAGGAGTCGGGAGCCGTCTCGGACCGCGAGCGGTTCGTCGAATCGCCGGCGACGCCCGGATTGCCGGACGGCATGACGGTCGATTCGGCGGGCAACATCTGGTCGGCCCGCTGGGAAGGCGGCTGTGTGGTCAAGTACGATGCCGACGGAACCGAACTCGACCGGTTCGACGTGCCGACGGAGAAGGTGACGAGCGTCGCGTTCGGCGGATCCGACCTCGATTCGCTCTACGTGACGACCGCCGGCGGCGACCCGGACGGCGGAGCAGGCGACGACGAGGACGCGGGCGCGCTGTTCTGCCTCGACGTGGAAGCGACCGGGCGGCCCGAGTTTCGCTCCGACATTCGGTTGGGCTGA
- a CDS encoding D-xylose 1-dehydrogenase, protein MQFGILGTAGIGIESVIPAIQASDHTAAAIASRDEERASAVADEVDIPTAYGSYEALLADDSLDAVYIPLPNSLHADWVRAAADHGLHVLCEKPLTASADETAAVFDYCEDAGVTLMEGFMYRFHPRTERAAELVASELGEVVSVTSNFSFRLPDGAENIRIEPELAGGSVMDVGCYAISAARLFLGTPDRVYASTTDTRDCGVDTRMSGVLEYDSGATASVESSFDTPETQYYRVQTTDGWLEAKTAFNIEPTASAELTYATDGRVVTETFDPIDNYRSEVEAFAHAVETGETPRIDREESVDLMRTIDAIYESADSGRTVELD, encoded by the coding sequence ATGCAGTTTGGTATCCTCGGCACCGCAGGTATCGGCATCGAATCGGTGATTCCGGCGATTCAGGCGAGCGACCACACGGCGGCGGCCATCGCGTCCCGCGACGAGGAACGGGCGAGCGCAGTCGCCGACGAGGTCGACATTCCCACCGCGTACGGCAGTTACGAGGCGCTGTTGGCCGACGACTCTCTCGACGCGGTCTACATCCCGCTTCCCAACAGCCTCCACGCCGACTGGGTCCGGGCGGCCGCCGACCACGGCCTGCACGTGCTCTGCGAGAAGCCGCTGACCGCCAGCGCCGACGAGACGGCCGCCGTCTTCGACTACTGCGAGGACGCGGGCGTCACGCTGATGGAGGGGTTCATGTACCGCTTCCACCCGCGAACCGAGCGGGCCGCAGAACTCGTCGCGTCAGAGCTCGGCGAGGTCGTCTCGGTCACCTCGAACTTCTCGTTCCGCCTGCCCGACGGGGCGGAGAACATCCGCATCGAACCCGAACTCGCCGGCGGGAGCGTCATGGACGTCGGCTGTTACGCCATCAGCGCGGCGCGGCTCTTCCTCGGGACGCCCGACCGAGTGTACGCGAGCACGACCGACACCCGTGACTGCGGCGTCGACACCCGGATGTCGGGCGTCTTGGAGTACGACTCCGGCGCGACCGCCAGCGTCGAATCGTCGTTCGACACGCCCGAGACGCAGTACTACCGCGTCCAGACCACCGACGGCTGGCTGGAGGCGAAGACTGCGTTCAACATCGAACCGACGGCGTCCGCCGAACTCACCTACGCCACGGACGGCCGGGTCGTTACGGAGACGTTCGACCCGATAGACAACTACCGCAGCGAAGTCGAGGCGTTCGCCCACGCCGTCGAGACCGGCGAGACGCCGCGAATCGACCGCGAGGAGTCCGTCGACCTCATGCGAACCATCGACGCGATTTACGAGAGCGCCGACAGCGGGCGCACGGTCGAGTTGGACTGA
- the gfo6 gene encoding D-xylose 1-dehydrogenase Gfo6, with the protein MTSTPTDITNEFTRRDWQGDDVTGTVRLAMIGLGWWTRDEAIPAVEESEFCETTVVVSSSKEKAEGARELAESITHGLTYDEFHEGVAADAYDAVYVVTPNGLHLPYVETAAELGKAVLCEKPLEASVERAEKLVAACDRADVPLMVAYRMQTEPAVRRARELVEAGVIGDPVFVHGHMSQRLLDEVVPNPDQWRLDPELSGGATVMDIGLYPLNTARFVLDADPVRVRARARVDDEAFEAVGDEHVSFGVDFDDGTLAVCTASQSAYQSSHLRVTGTEGELEIEPAFYNRQQRGFRLSWGTQSADYDFEQVNQMTEEFDYFASRLLTETDLEPDGDHALVDMRAMDAIYAAAERGTDVAVNADVDSDSASASDEA; encoded by the coding sequence ATGACCTCTACACCCACCGACATCACAAACGAGTTCACGCGCCGCGACTGGCAGGGCGACGACGTGACGGGCACCGTCAGGCTCGCCATGATCGGCCTCGGCTGGTGGACCCGCGACGAGGCGATTCCCGCGGTCGAGGAGTCCGAGTTCTGCGAGACGACGGTCGTCGTCAGTAGCTCGAAGGAGAAAGCCGAGGGCGCGAGGGAGTTGGCCGAGTCGATAACGCACGGACTCACCTACGACGAGTTCCACGAGGGCGTCGCCGCCGACGCCTACGACGCGGTGTACGTCGTCACGCCGAACGGGCTACATCTCCCGTACGTCGAGACCGCCGCCGAGTTGGGGAAGGCGGTCCTCTGCGAGAAACCGCTCGAAGCGTCGGTCGAGCGGGCCGAGAAGCTCGTCGCCGCCTGCGACCGCGCGGACGTGCCCCTGATGGTCGCCTATCGGATGCAGACCGAGCCGGCCGTCCGGCGCGCCCGCGAACTCGTCGAGGCAGGCGTCATCGGCGACCCGGTGTTCGTCCACGGCCACATGTCCCAGCGCCTGCTCGACGAGGTCGTCCCCAACCCCGACCAGTGGCGACTCGACCCCGAACTCTCCGGCGGCGCGACCGTCATGGACATCGGGCTCTACCCGCTGAACACCGCCCGGTTCGTCCTCGACGCCGACCCCGTTCGCGTCAGGGCGCGCGCCCGCGTCGACGACGAGGCGTTCGAGGCCGTCGGCGACGAACACGTCAGCTTCGGCGTCGACTTCGACGACGGCACGCTCGCGGTCTGCACCGCCAGCCAGTCTGCCTACCAGTCGAGCCACCTCCGGGTGACCGGCACCGAGGGGGAACTCGAAATCGAGCCCGCGTTCTACAACCGCCAGCAACGCGGCTTCCGGCTGTCGTGGGGCACTCAATCCGCCGACTACGACTTCGAGCAGGTGAACCAGATGACCGAGGAGTTCGACTACTTCGCGTCCCGCCTCCTGACGGAGACCGACCTCGAACCCGACGGCGACCACGCCCTCGTGGACATGCGCGCGATGGACGCGATTTACGCCGCGGCGGAGCGCGGCACCGACGTCGCCGTCAACGCTGACGTCGACTCCGACTCCGCCTCCGCCTCCGACGAGGCGTAA